The genomic region AGCTTTCTCAGATAGCAAATTGGCTTGAAGGTCTAAAATAGCGTAAAATATAGATATGTAATAGAATGAGGTAGATATATTAAACGTTATCAAGATAAAGGTGAAAGATTTATTTATTTTTTTCACTCCTGCCTTTGTCTTTGTTTTCAGGTTAGTTATGAAACTAATAAATCTGTCCCCTTATTGCTTCCCTTATTGCTTTATTGGTCATTTTTTCATCTAATTTAATTGACTTGACCAATGACTTAGTCTATAATAATTAATATACGTAATAAAAAAATTTAAATGAGGATTTAAACAATTTATGAAAGAAATTAATATATACGAGGCAAAGACCAACCTTTCAAAAATTATAAACGATGTTTTGGAAGGAGAAGAAGTAATAATAGGCAGAGCGGGATTGCCTTTAGTAAAAATAGTGCCTATTAGTGGCAAGAAAAAAAACAGAATATCCGGTTTATTTAAAAAAGATATTGAATTTTCTGAAGATATCGATAAACCTCTTTCAGATAAAATTATAAAACAATTTTACAAATAATCATGAATTA from Candidatus Acididesulfobacter guangdongensis harbors:
- a CDS encoding type II toxin-antitoxin system prevent-host-death family antitoxin, with amino-acid sequence MKEINIYEAKTNLSKIINDVLEGEEVIIGRAGLPLVKIVPISGKKKNRISGLFKKDIEFSEDIDKPLSDKIIKQFYK